The Lycium barbarum isolate Lr01 chromosome 11, ASM1917538v2, whole genome shotgun sequence genome contains the following window.
TGAGGAATGTTTGCAGGATGATAAAAAGAATATTGATACAGCTCTAACTGTTCTAGGATCTAGTCTCTCTGGAGCAACATTCTTGGCATCTGTTTCACTAAGTTTGAGTTTTCTCATTGGAGCTTGGATGGCCAACAAGAATGTTTTTAGCAGTGAATTAATATATGGCGACACAAGATTAGAAACTATGTCCATCAAATTCATTAGCTTGCTACTCTGCTTCATGCTGGCATTTTCGTGCTTTGTTCAATCGTCGAGGTGCTTCATTCATGCGAATTACCTAATTAGCACGCCTGATACTGATATACCGATTAGCTATGTTGAATTGGCTGTTATTAAGGGAGGTGATTTTTGGTCGCTAGGACTTAGAGCACTTTATTTTGCTACGCCTTTGTTGTTGTGGTTTTTTGGCCCGATTCCTATGTTTGCTACGTCGATTGGAATGGTATTCCTACTCCATTACCTTGACAAGAACACGAAACAATTGCATAGACATCGGTCTTCTGTAAAAGGAAACCAGCCATACGAGAGACTCGAGTAGGAAGGCTGATATCGAGCGTTTAGTTATGTGAAATTTCTGTGTAATGTGAGAGATATGCCCATGAAGATTGTCAATATATAGACTGTTCATATCATAGAATGAGCCACGTATATAAGTGTACGGAATATGGATTATATCCTATGGTTATCTGAAGTAATGTAAGAAATTGTACACCCTTCGTCCCGATTTATGTAAAGGTGTTTGATTGGGCacgaagttgaagaatgaaaataagacttttgaaatttatggtctGAAATAAgctatagatatttgtgtggttataaaccAGTTCATTAAGGGTACGTAAAATGGAAAGTTTAAAGTCAAATCGTTGCTTACTAAATTTAGAAATGTGTCATTCATTTTGgtactgactaaaaaggaaatagtgtcacataaattagaatGGAGAGAGTATTTATCTGAGGCAGATATTCATGATGGCGTTTTCGTGCTTTGTTCAATCTCGAGGCAGTTCATTCACGCGAATTACCTGATTAGCACGACTGATACTGATATATCGATTAGTTATGTAGAATTGGCAGTGATTAGGGTATGTGATTTTTGGTCGTCAGGACTAAGAGCGCTTTATTTTACTACACCTTTGTTGTTTTGATTTTTTGGCCCGATTTCTATATTTGCTACATAGATAGGAATGGTTTTCCTCCTTCATTACCTTGACAAGAACACGAAGCAATTGCATAGAGATCGGTCTTCTGTAAAAGGGAAACAACCATTTGAAAGACTCGAGGAAACAACAAAGAGGAAAGCTGATATCAAGCATTTAGTTATGTGAAATTTCTGTTGTGCCCCTGAAGCCTGTCAAGATCTTTATTTCATACCATAGAATGAGCCATACGAGAGACTCGAGAAAACAGCAAGTAAAATGCTTTCTCATAATGAATGACAATGAGACTTGAACCTAAATCTCTATATGTACCATATTGAATTGTGTGATCGAAAAAATTAACCTTTTAGATAAGATAGTCACACAATTCCAACATAATTGACAAGTTTCAGCCAAAAACTTTTCCATGTATATTCATTGATTACAGTCTTCTTCATAAAGGCTATAGATTTTATCATCCTCAATCTAGGAAAGTGTACATGTCAAGGCATATAATTTTTGATGAATTTAACATGCCATTTGTGTCTCCTAGTTCTACGTTGAATTCAGATTCAAGTTCCACTCATTGTACTACTTATTAAGAGTTTGTGCAACAACATACCAAATGAACATAATACTCCATCCTCTGTCCAAAGCTCATCACAAACATCATCTCCTATTATATATACTGACACACAAAATTATAGAATTGTAATATAGAAATAGAAAAAGACGGAGTCTAACCCATGGTTGCCATGACAAGAATAGAGAACATGAGGTCAACCTTTAACAACACCATGCTAGGAATGAAACGACTCATAGTGTAGTATGTGAACATGTCATTGCTTTTAAGAAGCCCTAGTTTTTTTTTTGAAGACGAGTATTTCCCTTCATATCCAAGACACCGGGAGGGGGAAAGAACAACCTTAAAATTTGCAAGTTACCTTTACATAAGAAGGGCAAAGATTAAGTCAATATAAAACACAgtatggtattttttttttttctgtccaTCACAATGTAGCACTTTGAGTACAACTAAAGCACAACATTATTATGCTCATAAAACTAATTGAATTCATTAACTAATTAAAGGGCCAAACAATACTAACACAATCCATGGAACAAGATGCCATTGGATCTCCATTGCAAATCTGACTCGTGCTACTTGACCCGAAATTCTTCAACATATTGCCTTCCCATCGTAGGGCACACAATGTTGATCATCTAAGGATAAATACCAAACTGACTTCACCGCCACATGAAAAGCTATTCGTTCACTCACCACCTTGAGGGAGGCCATTATTAATTCTCCGGGAGCTTGAAGAAGAAAAACCACTAATTTTCCATCTTCGGGTAGGCCAACCAAAATGGGGTAGAAATGAGCTATGGGGACGGGATCAATTTTGGGGAATTCCTCTTTTAAGACTTTGTGATTGAAACCATATTCTAGCCTTAAGATCATATGCATACAAGCACAAGTCAAAGGTGAACCAATAGAATGTGTCATCAGTAAACGGTGCTGGTAAAGTCCTGGTAACATGGtctaatataataaaattgttACCCTTTTCGAGACCTGGTGGAGAAGGAGGACGCCTAGTATGTTTCCACATAGTAAAGTGATCCTGGTCTTTAAGATGGTCCACTATAACACCCGTAGATCTACGGCCCCATCTAGATGGATTGAAGAACAATATAGAACCCTTGTCCAAGGACTAAAATAGGATTTGCGTTGGttgctgccttttttttttcaacaggAAAAGCAAGAGTCTTGAAATCGGCAACTAGTTATGTCCATTTATCGCGGCGGTCCATGTCGTAAATTTCACCACAATTCCCCCGACGATCAACAAAACTAATATACTCGCCTATTTTGCAGTGCTCAGTGCCACCCACAATACAGAGTAGATCCGAGGCTCCCACACTCTGTTCACTGCACTCGGAAAAGGTCCGTAATTCCCCTGTCCCCCttatttcgctcacatttttgtATTTTTCTTGTGTCGAGGTGTTTCTTCGTTGTTTCAGTTAGTTTAGTTCGTTCATGCATGTTCTGTTGTTAGTTAATCTAATCTTAGTTGGTAGCTTGATAGCATTGGTGTATATTTGTGTTTAGTTAAGTGCAGTCTAACAATCAATAGGACTTGTGTATTCATATCTTGGTTTAGTTTCAGTCAACACTTTCATATGTTCATACCTTAATATGGATTAATGTTAGTCCTAGCAATATCTGGATGCTCATGTTGGGGTGACTATGTTAATAGTGTTTGTCTTTAATTTATTAGTATGTTTGTGATAAAGTCCTGTCTCACTTAGTCATATGATATTGTCTGA
Protein-coding sequences here:
- the LOC132618132 gene encoding uncharacterized protein LOC132618132; translation: MMAFKKEYLDLFLVPSGLIIMIGYHLCLLYRYLKVPHTTVMGFENNDKRAWVEKIMLDDKKNIDTALTVLGSSLSGATFLASVSLSLSFLIGAWMANKNVFSSELIYGDTRLETMSIKFISLLLCFMLAFSCFVQSSRCFIHANYLISTPDTDIPISYVELAVIKGGDFWSLGLRALYFATPLLLWFFGPIPMFATSIGMVFLLHYLDKNTKQLHRHRSSVKGNQPYERLE